In Acropora palmata chromosome 7, jaAcrPala1.3, whole genome shotgun sequence, one genomic interval encodes:
- the LOC141885877 gene encoding uncharacterized protein LOC141885877 yields MIVHVLNRPQQLNKQVVTGILRTESRSGQEENQSFDRNGKLLGNSELRNGQENQMDTSWFDYWTSKGGVDKNGIYRISRSYSPFKFVIKPSEDVKIRCSSIESWRDSWIV; encoded by the exons ATGATCGTCCATGTCCTCAACAGACCACAACaattaaataaacaagtaGTTACGGGCATTCTAA GAACTGAATCTAGAAGTGGACAAGAAGAGAACCAATCATTTGACAGAAACGGAAAACTACTTGG GAACTCTGAATTGAGAAATGGACAAGAGAACCAAATGGACACAAGCTGGTTTGATTACTGGACTTCTAAG GGAGGAGTGGACAAGAACGGAATTTATCGCATTTCTAGGTCATATAGTCCATTCAAG tttgtGATCAAGCCCAGCGAGGATGTCAAGATTAGATGCTCCAGTATTGAATCATGGAGAGATTCTTGGATTGTTTAG